The DNA sequence TTGCCTACGACATGCTCGGCCACGGCGCCAGTCCACGCCCGGAAAGCGGCACGCCCCTGCTCGGCTATGCCGATCAGTTGCTGGAGCTGCTCGACCACCTGCAATTGCCCCAGGCGAGCGTGATCGGGTTTTCCATGGGCGGCTTGGTGGCACGGGCCTTTGCCTTGCATTACCCGCAACGCCTGCAAGGCCTGGTGGTGCTCAACAGCGTGTTCAACCGCAGCGCCGAACAGCGCGCCGGGGTCATCGCCCGCACCGCCCAAGCCGCCGAGCACGGACCTGACGCCAACGCCGAGGCCGCCTTGTCGCGCTGGTTCAGCCGCGAATACCAGGCGGCCAACCCGGCGCAGATTGCCGCGCTGCGCCAGACCTTGGCGCAGAACGATCCGCAAGGTTACCTGACCACCTATGAGCTGTTCGCCACCCAGGACATGTATCGCGCCGATGACCTGGGCAACATCCAGGTGCCGACGCTGATCGCCACCGGTGAATTGGACCCGGGCTCGACGCCGGAAATGGCCCGACAGCTGGCCGAGCGAATTCCCGGCGCCACCGTTGCCGTGCTCGCCGAGCAACGGCATATGATGCCGGTAGAATCGCCGCGCCTGGTCAACCAGGTGTTGCTGGAGTTTCTCGACACGGCAAACGCCCGACAAAATCCAATAAAGGGGATCGTTGCATGACACTCGCACGTTTTTCGATGTGCATCGGCGGTGAATGGGTCGATGCCCTGTCCGGCAAAACCTTCCAAAGCCTGAACCCGGCCCTGGCGCAACCCTGGGCCGAGTTACCCGACGCCGACGAAGCCGATGTCGAGCGCGCCGTGCAGGCTGCGCAGACGGCTTTTGACAGCCCGGCCTGGCGCGGCTTGACCGCCACCGCACGGGGTAAACTGCTGCGACGCCTGGGCGACCTCATCGCCGAAAACAAAGAACAACTGGCCCAGCTGGAAAGCCGCGACAACGGCAAGCTGATTCGCGAAACCCGGGGCCAGGTCGGCTACCTGCCGGAATTTTTCCACTACACCGCCGGCCTGGCCGACAAGCTCGAAGGCGGCACGCTGCCGCTGGATAAGCCGGACATGTTTGCCTACACGGTCCACGAAGCCATGGGCGTCGTCGCGGCGATCATTCCCTGGAACAGCCCGCTGTACCTGACGGCGATCAAACTGGCACCGGCGCTGGCGGCCGGCAACACCATCGTGATCAAGCCGTCGGAACACGCCTCGGCGACCATTCTCGAACTAGCGCGCCTGGCCCTGGAAGCCGGCATTCCGCCAGGGGTGGTCAACGTCGTCACCGGTTACGGCCCAAGCACCGGCGCCGCCCTCACCCGCCATCCGCTGGTGCGCAAGATCGCCTTCACCGGCGGTGCCGCCACGGCCCGGCATGTGGTGCGCAGCAGCGCCGAGAACTTCGCCAAACTATCGCTGGAACTGGGCGGTAAATCGCCGAATATTATTTTCGCCGACGCGGACCTCGACAGCGCCATCAATGGTGCGATTGCCGGGATCTATGCGGCATCGGGCCAGAGCTGCGTGTCCGGCTCACGGCTGTTGGTGCAAGACGAAATCTACGAGGAATTCGTCTCGCGCCTGGTCGAGCGCGCCAAACGCATCCGCATCGGCAACCCGCAGGAAGACAGCAGTGAAATGGGACCGATGGCCACCGCGCAGCAACTGGCGGTGGTCGAGGGACTGGTCGCCGATGCCATCGCCGAAGGCGCACGCCTGCGCCTGGGCGGCAAGCGTCCGCAAAACCTGGGCGAAGGCTGGTTCTACGAGCCGACCCTGTTCGAATGCGACCGCAACTCGATGAAGATCATGCAGGAAGAAGTCTTCGGGCCGGTGGCGTCGGTCATCCGGTTCAAGGACGAAGCCGAGGCCCTGGCGATTGCCAACGACTCACAGTTCGGTCTCGCCGCAGGCATCTGGACGCGCGACCTGGGCCGTGCCCATCGCCTGGCCCGGGATGTGCGCTCCGGGATCATCTGGGTCAACACCTACCGCGCGGTCTCGGCCATGGCGCCCATCGGCGGTTTCAAGAACAGCGGCTACGGACGCGAAAGCGGCATCGATTCAGTGCTGGCCTATACCGAACTGAAAACGGTGTGGATCAATCTTTCCCAGGCGCCCATGCCTGATCCGTTCGTGATGCGCTAGGAGTCCTGAACAATGATCGAACCCGGCATCTACAAAGAAGTCATGAGCTCCTTCCCTTCCGGCGTCACAGTGGTCACCACCCTCGACCTAGACGGGAATATCGTCGGCATCACCGCCAGCGCCTTCAGTGCGCTGTCGATCGATCCGGCGTTGGTGCTGTTCTGCCCCAACTATGCCTCCGACACCTACCCGATCCTGCGGGACAGCAAGCAGTTCGCCATTCACCTGCTGTCGGCTGACCAGACCGCCGAAGCCTATGCGTTTGCCGGCAAAGGCAAGGACAAGGCCAAAGGCATCGACTGGCACCTCAGTGAGCTGGGTAACCCACTGCTGGGCAAGGCCACGGCCATCATCGAGTGCGAGCTGTGGCGTGAATACGACGGCGGCGATCACGCGATCATCGTCGGCGCGGTGAAGAACCTGATTCTGCCGGCGCAACCGGTGACACCGATGATCTACCACAAGGGCAAGCTGGGCCCGCTGCCTGCGCTGGCCTGATGGCTATATACCTCCCCCTGTGGGAGCGAGCTTGCTCGCGATAGCGGTGTGTCAGTCACATGGATGTTGGATGTGCTGCCCTCATCGCGAGCAAGCTCCCACAGGTTCTTCACTTTTTCAGGGAGGGCGCATGAGCCCGGTAGCCTAGCAACTCTTTAGCCAGCCTATATCGACGATGTTGGGAGCACACAGCGATGAGCACCGATAAATACGAACAAGGCCTCAAGATCCGCACCCAGGTGCTGGGCGAGGCCTACGTTAACCGTTCCATCGAGAACGCCGACGACTTCACCCGGCCCTTGCAGGAAATGGTCACCGAATACTGCTGGGGCCATGTCTGGGGTCGCGAGGGGCTGTCGCTCAAGGAACGCAGCATGATTAACCTGGCGATGATCTCGGCGCTCAATCGCCCCCATGAACTCAAGCTGCATGTGCGCGGCGCCTTGCGTAACGGCCTGAGTCGTGAGCAAATACGCGAAATTCTGCTTCAGGTCGGTATCTATTGCGGCGTTCCCGCTGCCGTGGACAGTTTCCGGCTTGCCCGTGAAGCCTTCGCCGAAGCCGATGCCGAGGCCTCCAGTCAACCCTCGGCTGTTTGATCTGAACGTGCACGGATGTTGCCCGTTTGGCATGGACAGCCATATTACAGAGCGGACCCCATGAAACGCCTGCCACTCGACGACAGCTTCAAGGTCAATCGCAACCCCGTCACCCTGCGCGAAATCGTGCTGGATAAACTGCGAAGCGCCATCATGAATTTCCAGCTTCTGCCGGGAGATCGCCTGGTCGAACGCGACTTGTGCGATCGCCTGGGCGTGAGCCGCACGTCGGTGCGCGAAGCCTTGCGCCACCTCGAATCCGAAGGCCTGGTGGAATTCGCCGATGCCAAGGGCCCGCGGGTGGCGATCATCACCCTGGCCGACGCCGGCGACATCTATGAATTGCGTTGCGTGCTCGAAGGCTTGATCGTCCAGCTGTTCACCCTGCGGGCCAAGGCCAAGGACATCAAGGCGCTGGAGAAAGCCCTCGAGGAAAACCGCAAGGCCCTCAAGGATGGCGAGCTGCAACAGGTCATCGATTCGGTGCAGGGCTTTTACGACGTGCTGCTCGAAGGTTCCGGCAACCACGTCGCCGCCACCCAGCTGCGCCAGTTGCAGGCCCGCATCAGTTACCTGCGGGCGACGTCGGTGTCCCAGGAAAACCGTCGCGGCAACAGCAACCAGGAA is a window from the Pseudomonas brassicacearum genome containing:
- a CDS encoding GntR family transcriptional regulator is translated as MKRLPLDDSFKVNRNPVTLREIVLDKLRSAIMNFQLLPGDRLVERDLCDRLGVSRTSVREALRHLESEGLVEFADAKGPRVAIITLADAGDIYELRCVLEGLIVQLFTLRAKAKDIKALEKALEENRKALKDGELQQVIDSVQGFYDVLLEGSGNHVAATQLRQLQARISYLRATSVSQENRRGNSNQEMERMVEAIKSGDPLAAHQACVDHVRAAAKVALDYLKRQQEETGDIPEITAPIALKEPRIGR
- a CDS encoding aldehyde dehydrogenase, with amino-acid sequence MTLARFSMCIGGEWVDALSGKTFQSLNPALAQPWAELPDADEADVERAVQAAQTAFDSPAWRGLTATARGKLLRRLGDLIAENKEQLAQLESRDNGKLIRETRGQVGYLPEFFHYTAGLADKLEGGTLPLDKPDMFAYTVHEAMGVVAAIIPWNSPLYLTAIKLAPALAAGNTIVIKPSEHASATILELARLALEAGIPPGVVNVVTGYGPSTGAALTRHPLVRKIAFTGGAATARHVVRSSAENFAKLSLELGGKSPNIIFADADLDSAINGAIAGIYAASGQSCVSGSRLLVQDEIYEEFVSRLVERAKRIRIGNPQEDSSEMGPMATAQQLAVVEGLVADAIAEGARLRLGGKRPQNLGEGWFYEPTLFECDRNSMKIMQEEVFGPVASVIRFKDEAEALAIANDSQFGLAAGIWTRDLGRAHRLARDVRSGIIWVNTYRAVSAMAPIGGFKNSGYGRESGIDSVLAYTELKTVWINLSQAPMPDPFVMR
- a CDS encoding flavin reductase family protein, whose amino-acid sequence is MIEPGIYKEVMSSFPSGVTVVTTLDLDGNIVGITASAFSALSIDPALVLFCPNYASDTYPILRDSKQFAIHLLSADQTAEAYAFAGKGKDKAKGIDWHLSELGNPLLGKATAIIECELWREYDGGDHAIIVGAVKNLILPAQPVTPMIYHKGKLGPLPALA
- a CDS encoding carboxymuconolactone decarboxylase family protein, which codes for MSTDKYEQGLKIRTQVLGEAYVNRSIENADDFTRPLQEMVTEYCWGHVWGREGLSLKERSMINLAMISALNRPHELKLHVRGALRNGLSREQIREILLQVGIYCGVPAAVDSFRLAREAFAEADAEASSQPSAV
- a CDS encoding alpha/beta fold hydrolase, giving the protein MIRLTAELTPAGTSYLATGQGQPVVLIHGVGLNKEMWGGQVVGLATKYRVIAYDMLGHGASPRPESGTPLLGYADQLLELLDHLQLPQASVIGFSMGGLVARAFALHYPQRLQGLVVLNSVFNRSAEQRAGVIARTAQAAEHGPDANAEAALSRWFSREYQAANPAQIAALRQTLAQNDPQGYLTTYELFATQDMYRADDLGNIQVPTLIATGELDPGSTPEMARQLAERIPGATVAVLAEQRHMMPVESPRLVNQVLLEFLDTANARQNPIKGIVA